A window of the Parambassis ranga chromosome 17, fParRan2.1, whole genome shotgun sequence genome harbors these coding sequences:
- the cirbpa gene encoding cold inducible RNA binding protein a isoform X2, translated as MSDEGKLFIGGLSYETNEDSLAAAFSKYGTIEKVDVIRDKETGRSRGFGFVKYDNAEDAKDALDAMNGKTLDGRAIRVDEAGKGGRAKGGFGSAPRGRFSGGRGRGGRGSYSRGGGYNGDRGYGDRNYGDRSFGGGDRSFGGGGYRSGGGYSSGGYRENRGQGGYGDRSGSYRDGYDSYDW; from the exons ATGTCGGACGAGGGTAAATTGTTCATCGGAGGTCTGAGCTACGAGACCAACGAGGATTCTCTGGCTGCGGCCTTTAGCAAATATGGAACCATCGAAAAAG TGGATGTGATCAGAGACAAAGAGACGGGCAGGTCTCGCGGTTTCGGCTTCGTGAAGTACGACAACGCAGAAGACGCAAAAGATGCTTTGGACGCCATGAACGGCAAG ACTCTTGATGGCAGGGCTATTCGAGTGGATGAAGCAGGAAAGGGAGGACGTGCCAAAGGAGGGTTTGGCTCAGCTCCACGCGGCAGATTCAGCGGGGGACGCGGACGAGGCGGACGTGGTAGTTACTCCCGAG GTGGTGGATACAATGGAGACCGGGGGTATGGAGACAGGAATTACGGTGACAGAAGCTTTGgtggtggagacaggagctTCGGTGGTGGTGGATACAGGAGTGGCGGAGGATATTCCTCAGGTGGCTACAGAGAAAACAG GGGCCAGGGTGGATATGGTGACCGTTCTGGATCTTACCGTGATGGATATGACAGCTATG ACTGGTGA
- the cirbpa gene encoding cold inducible RNA binding protein a isoform X3, which yields MSDEGKLFIGGLSYETNEDSLAAAFSKYGTIEKVDVIRDKETGRSRGFGFVKYDNAEDAKDALDAMNGKTLDGRAIRVDEAGKGGRAKGGFGSAPRGRFSGGRGRGGRGGGYNGDRGYGDRNYGDRSFGGGDRSFGGGGYRSGGGYSSGGYRENRGQGGYGDRSGSYRDGYDSYATHE from the exons ATGTCGGACGAGGGTAAATTGTTCATCGGAGGTCTGAGCTACGAGACCAACGAGGATTCTCTGGCTGCGGCCTTTAGCAAATATGGAACCATCGAAAAAG TGGATGTGATCAGAGACAAAGAGACGGGCAGGTCTCGCGGTTTCGGCTTCGTGAAGTACGACAACGCAGAAGACGCAAAAGATGCTTTGGACGCCATGAACGGCAAG ACTCTTGATGGCAGGGCTATTCGAGTGGATGAAGCAGGAAAGGGAGGACGTGCCAAAGGAGGGTTTGGCTCAGCTCCACGCGGCAGATTCAGCGGGGGACGCGGACGAGGCGGACGTG GTGGTGGATACAATGGAGACCGGGGGTATGGAGACAGGAATTACGGTGACAGAAGCTTTGgtggtggagacaggagctTCGGTGGTGGTGGATACAGGAGTGGCGGAGGATATTCCTCAGGTGGCTACAGAGAAAACAG GGGCCAGGGTGGATATGGTGACCGTTCTGGATCTTACCGTGATGGATATGACAGCTATG CTACACACGAGTAA
- the cirbpa gene encoding cold inducible RNA binding protein a isoform X1 — MSDEGKLFIGGLSYETNEDSLAAAFSKYGTIEKVDVIRDKETGRSRGFGFVKYDNAEDAKDALDAMNGKTLDGRAIRVDEAGKGGRAKGGFGSAPRGRFSGGRGRGGRGSYSRGGGYNGDRGYGDRNYGDRSFGGGDRSFGGGGYRSGGGYSSGGYRENRGQGGYGDRSGSYRDGYDSYATHE, encoded by the exons ATGTCGGACGAGGGTAAATTGTTCATCGGAGGTCTGAGCTACGAGACCAACGAGGATTCTCTGGCTGCGGCCTTTAGCAAATATGGAACCATCGAAAAAG TGGATGTGATCAGAGACAAAGAGACGGGCAGGTCTCGCGGTTTCGGCTTCGTGAAGTACGACAACGCAGAAGACGCAAAAGATGCTTTGGACGCCATGAACGGCAAG ACTCTTGATGGCAGGGCTATTCGAGTGGATGAAGCAGGAAAGGGAGGACGTGCCAAAGGAGGGTTTGGCTCAGCTCCACGCGGCAGATTCAGCGGGGGACGCGGACGAGGCGGACGTGGTAGTTACTCCCGAG GTGGTGGATACAATGGAGACCGGGGGTATGGAGACAGGAATTACGGTGACAGAAGCTTTGgtggtggagacaggagctTCGGTGGTGGTGGATACAGGAGTGGCGGAGGATATTCCTCAGGTGGCTACAGAGAAAACAG GGGCCAGGGTGGATATGGTGACCGTTCTGGATCTTACCGTGATGGATATGACAGCTATG CTACACACGAGTAA
- the LOC114449904 gene encoding midnolin-like, translating to MEPQQQPGVCSFSHSAACGAGLSTGQSSMRLSITSTTGSPVELTVPGGETVEGLRTRVSQKLRLQSHRISLLHKNRHLTAGKLLELGVTDGSKLTLVPVIEAGLVCSTARAERPVMDVLESLTEVQINDFLSGRSPLTINLGIGANMMYVQLQLSAQDVKKLQQDRDLRTPELQSGLPTSGISSPPDFTSAHFSTNTTRSTTSPSCPMSSAALDSPQSTLSTQLSPQTPRASHTSHPATSSLFQSHSAHTPLCASSPPSLLSACPQPISPKQATTPVFSSGPTGSMAGPPSPAPASTFTESCVNGSSAAGLSKQPGAVIESLVNHSPGIISGTFSGTLAPCSQSSFSHPRRGIAIILHILNDLLRAASHHQGAPPASELLTAEGSRPTLTQKTERLSEAPDNDTLQPLHSSTEENQMLHCKLEHLQLLMHQRRLQRRTRRISHLSRASHPYQHCHHHP from the exons ATGgagccgcagcagcagccggGTGTGTGCAGCTTCTCCCACTCCGCAGCCTGCGGGGCTGGGCTCTCCACCGGTCAGTCCTCCATGCGTTTGTCCATCACCTCTACAACCGGCAGCCCGGTGGAGCTCACCGTCCCCGGGGGAGAGACTGTGGAGGGCCTGAGGACGCGCGTCTCCCAGAAACTCAGACTACAATCACACAGAATCTCACTGCTGCACAAAAACAG GCACCTGACTGCAGGGAAACTGCTGGAGCTGGGTGTGACAGATGGCAGCAAGCTGACCCTGGTCCCAGTCATTGAGGCTGGTTTAGTT TGTTCCACTGCCAGAGCAGAGAGGCCTGTGATGGATGTGTTGGAAAGTTTAACAGAGGTCCAG ATCAatgacttcctgtctggacgATCGCCTCTGACCATTAATCTCGGAATTGGTGCCAACATGATGTATGTACAGCTCCAGCTGTCTGCACAAGATGTGAAGAAGCTACAGCAGGACAGAGATTTAAGAACACCAGAGCTTCAGTCTGGCTTGCCCACATCAGGCATTTCGAGCCCCCCTGACTTTACCTCGGCACATTTCTCCACCAACACTACTCGATCCACTACCTCGCCTTCTTGTCCAATGTCCTCTGCAGCCCTAGACTCTCCTCAGTCTACACTTTCCACCCAGCTAAGCCCTCAGACACCCAGGGCTTCACACACCTCCCATCCAGCCACCTCATCTCTCTTTCAGTcccactctgcacacacacctctctgtgCTTCTTCACCTCCCTCTTTGCTCTCTGCTTGTCCACAACCCATCTCTCCAAAACAAGCAACCACACCAGTCTTTTCATCTGGTCCCACTGGTTCCATGGCGGGACCTCCAAGCCCAGCCCCCGCCTCCACCTTCACAGAG AGTTGTGTTAATGGATCATCAGCTGCAGGCCTGTCGAAGCAGCCAGGAGCGGTTATAGAAAGTTTAGTGAATCATTCTCCAGGCATCATCTCTGGGACCTTTTCAG GGACACTGGCCCCATGCAGTCAGAGCAGCTTTAGTCACCCACGACGTGGCATTGCCATCATTCTCCACATCCTGAACGACCTCCTCAGAGCTGCCAGCCACCACCAGGGGGCTCCTCCTGCTTCAGAGCTGCTcacagcagagggaagcagaccAACACTGACACAGAAGACAGAGCGCCTCAGTGAAGCTCCAG ATAATGACACTCTGCAGCCACTGCACTCATCAACAGAGGAAAATCAAATGCTGCACTGCAAGCTTGAGCACCTCCAGCTACTGATGCATCAGAGACGTCTTCAGAGGCGAACGCGCCGGATTTCACACCTCTCACGAGCCTCTCATCCATACCAGCATTGTCACCATCATCCCTAA